Part of the Sporomusa termitida genome, AAAAGTAAACTGGATGACCTGGCCCAATAGATTACATTATTAAATTTATATGCAAAAACCCACACCGGCATGTGTGGGTTTTTAATATTCTCTTATTTACTACAGGTGAGTTGAGGATTGATGAGTAGGCTGCGTTTCCGCTGTCTCGGCCAGCTGCTCAAGCTCGTCATCTTGGTCGCCACCAAACATGTTTTCAATCTTGTTCATAACCTGTGGCACCATATCAATAAGACGGTCATAAAGCAGGTTACTCTCGACAGACATAAACCGTACCCCGTTCGTTGGCGAACATACCAAAAATCCAACTGGTTTCACACTAATGCCGGCGCCGCTGGCACCACCAAACGGGTGGCTTTGGGCAGTTGTTGTTTCTTCTGCCTCATAGTCACCGCCACCAGCCGCAAAACCGAACGTCACCCGGGAAATAGGAACAATTACCGTTCCATCCGGAGTCTCGACAGCATCGCCGACAATAGTGTTCACATCGACCATACCTTTAATACTCTCCATAGCGGTTTTCATCAAGCCCTGTATTGGATGCTCAGCCACTGCGAGTCGCCTCCTTATACAATGAATTTGTTAAAGTTGCCATAGTTGCAGTAATAACTTTGCCAAGTCTTATTCTTAATATACACTGGAAATCAAGCTGGAGCCGACACTGACCATATACCGGTATGATCTTAATAGCAGGTTTGGCATCAAGCTTTAGACGGGTGTTAAGAGCGGTGAGCAGGAACCCCTGCGCTGCGCCAAACACCCCCATCATTAAGCCGGTAAAGGCGGCGTCATCAAATCCGTACACAATTTTGATATCAATTTTTTGGCAGTGTATCGAAGATACCAGATTGTTAATATAATAGCGGTAAGTACGGATATACCGGTTAACCCCCCGCATCAGTTTGTGGAATTTTCGGGGGTTTGTCAAAAAAAATTCGGCCATTCTTTTGACAAATCGCTGCTCACGGGCCACATAAGTCTCTGTTCCCCCCGCGGGGGCCTTAATTTTTGAGGTGATCCAGGGTAACTCATTATATTGGACAATTTCAATTACCGGAATCTTAATTGTATAAACAAACAGCGGTTTTAAGGCATGTAGCGTGATCGCTAAATGATCGTCATCGTTGTGGCGGCAAAGATAAAGTTCAATATAAACATTGATCCGTGAAAGCATAAATAATAAAATAATGCCTGCTGCAATTATCATTAGCCAGTTAACCATGCTTTCACCCCTTTATCAGATCTTATTAATTTATGCACTTTTCTCATCAATATACAGTCTGTAAATAAGAAAACCGCTGACGCGGTCTTTTGGCTGGGCGCAAAATCAGATAATCCTGGAATACACCTGGAATACAAGGGAACGCTTTTTCCGGTAAAGGCCGGGGGTTACCGGGGGTGCGGGGGCGCCGACTCCTTGCTCTAGCCGGCCATTGACCTTGATTCCCCTTGTTTATAAGGACTTTCAGCCTCTCAAAACTTATAAATTCTGATACATTAATAAAGGCAGTCATGTGACTGTCTTTATTCTGCTGAATGACTTTCCGGCAGCAGGTTGGCAATAGCCGGCAGGTCTCCGAGACTTTTTAAGCCAAAACATTGGAGAAACTCGGTTGTTGTCCCATATAATATAGGCCGGCCGATGGTCTCTTTGCGGCCGATTTCCTTAATTAACATCCGGTCGGAAAGGGTGGTGATAACCCGGTCGGAGCTTACGCCGCGGATACTTTCTATTTCCTGTTTGGTTACCGGTTGTTTAAAAGCCACGATGGCCAGGGTTTCCAAAGCGGCCGTTGATAACCGGGCTTCCTGTATGGCTGCTAATTTATTTATAATATCGAAAAAAGCAGGTTTAGTGCATAACTGGTAGCCGCCGGCTACTTCAACAATGACCAGGCCCCGCTCGGCGGCAGTCATCACTTTCAGCATATCAGCAATTAGTGTATGAACCTGTTCAACCGGTAACTGTAATATCCCGCCAATTTTATCTGCCGGCAGCGGCTGCCCGCTTGCGAATAGCAAAGCTTCGATCGCCCCTTGTAACTGCAGATCAGACATAGGCGCTTCACTCCTCTAATTTCAGATGGATAGGTGCAAACGGCTGCTCCTGACAGACACTGACCTGTTTTAAGCGGATAAGCTCCAATAAAGCTAAAAATGCAGCAATGGCTTCGGTGCGGGAGCCTGTCCGGAAGATTGCTTTGTTAAACTCCAGCTGCCCTTTATTACTTCTCAGCAAAGCCATAATATCGTACATTTTATCTTGTACACTGAACTCTTCGGGCGCAATTATCGCAAAATCAGGCACCGCGCTTTCCCACAGCGCGGCAAAGGCCTTTAACAAATCATGCAAAGAAAGTCCTGCAGGCAGCGAAAACTGTTGGGTGAATTCCTGCGGCAGCCTGGTAAAATATTTATCCCGTTCCTCGCCAAGCTGACCTAAAACTGCCGACAGTTGTTTAAATTTGCGATATTCAACCAGGCGTTCAACTAATTCCAGCCGGGGATCAGCCTCATCAGCAGCCGCTTCACCCGTAACCGGCCGCGGCAAGAGCAACCGTGATTTTATTTGCAGCAGGGTCGCGGCCATAACCAGGAATTCGCTGGCAATTTCAATATTAAATTCTTCCATTGCCGCAAGGTAAGCAAGATATTGCCCGGTAACCTCCGCTATCGGAATATTATAAATGTCAAGCTGATGTTTTTCAATCAGATGCATTAATAAGGCTAACGGTCCTTCGAAGGTTTCCAGCTTAATCGTATAATCGGCCATCGGCTGTCAGTCCAGGTTCATAACGGCCCGGACTTCTGCCATGGTGGCTGCTGCCAGCTTGCGCGCCCGCTCGGCGCCATAAACCAGTATTTCTTTAATTTTAGCCGGATTACCTGCCAGCTCTTTGCGGCGGCCATGAACATCAGCCAGGGTTGTAGTCATTTTTGCGGCCAGGCGCTTCTTGCACTCCACACAGCCAATGCCGGCATTGCGGCATTGGCCGGCAATTTCTTCATAGTCGGGGCTGAAAATTTTATGGAACGTGTACACTGTGCATATTTCGGGGTTGCCTGGATCGGTCTTTTTGACCCGTTGCGGATCGGTAAGCATTTGTCTCACTTTGGCCTGCAGCTCGTCCGGTTCGGCGGCATAGGGGATTTCATTCCCATAGGACTTACTCATTTTCCGGCCGTCAATCCCCGGCAGCAACGGGCTTAAAATTGGCTGCGGTTCAGGAAATACCGGTTTGTACAAATTAGCGAAACGGCGGACAATCTCCCGTGCCAGCTCCAGGTGTGGCAGCTGGTCTTCTGCTACCGGTACCGCGTTGGCTTTATATAATATAATGTCGGCAGTCTGCAATTCAGGATAACCTAAAAAGCCGTAAGTGTTGATTTCTTTACCCATATCACCTAATTGCTGCAGCTTGTCCTTATAGGTGGGCACCCGTTCCAGCCAGGATAACGGCGTCATCATCGATAAGAGCAGGTGCAATTCAGCATGCTCTTTCACATGCGACTGCACAAAGATGATATTTTTTTCCGGATCAAGACCGGCGCTCAGCCAGTCCAGGGCCATACATTCTATACGTTCCGGCAGCAGACGGGTATCTTCATAGGAAGACGTGAGTGCATGCCAGTCAACGATGGAATAAATACAATCATATTCATGCTGGAGCTTAACCCAGTTATTAAGCACCTGAAAGTTACCCATATGAAACTTTCCTGATGGCTGCATACCACTGAAAATGCGTTTCTTAGTCAATTGTATTTCCTCCTGTTACAAAATTGTCATAACAACTACATCGATAATAAAGGACAAACCTCTGGCGAGGGGGTCAATAATCACACCAATCACACCAATATAGACCAGCGCCATCAGGATAAACGGGCCATACTGCTCCAGCTGATCAAATATATGGCCCTGACGGCCTGGCAATAGGCTTGACAATACTTTTGATCCGTCCAGCGGCGGGATTGGTAATAAATTAAAAACAGCCAGAATGATGTTATAAGTATAGGTCAGCCATAAAATCTTAACCCAGTCGCCGCTTAATAATTGCAGTTTAGCCAAAATACCGATAACAAAGGCAGTGATAAGGGCTAATATCATATTGGAAACCGGTCCGGCCAGCGAGACCATGACCATCCCCTGACGATAGTCTTTAAAATGGCTGGGATTAATAGGCACCGGTTTGGCCCAGCCAAACTTGAACAGCCACAGCATCAGCAAACCGATCGGGTCCAGATGGGCAATCGGATTCAGCGTCAGCCGCCCCATGAACCGTGGTGTCGGGTCGCCTAGGGCAACGGCAGTCCGG contains:
- the ytfJ gene encoding GerW family sporulation protein, which gives rise to MAEHPIQGLMKTAMESIKGMVDVNTIVGDAVETPDGTVIVPISRVTFGFAAGGGDYEAEETTTAQSHPFGGASGAGISVKPVGFLVCSPTNGVRFMSVESNLLYDRLIDMVPQVMNKIENMFGGDQDDELEQLAETAETQPTHQSSTHL
- a CDS encoding DUF2953 domain-containing protein, which gives rise to MVNWLMIIAAGIILLFMLSRINVYIELYLCRHNDDDHLAITLHALKPLFVYTIKIPVIEIVQYNELPWITSKIKAPAGGTETYVAREQRFVKRMAEFFLTNPRKFHKLMRGVNRYIRTYRYYINNLVSSIHCQKIDIKIVYGFDDAAFTGLMMGVFGAAQGFLLTALNTRLKLDAKPAIKIIPVYGQCRLQLDFQCILRIRLGKVITATMATLTNSLYKEATRSG
- the scpB gene encoding SMC-Scp complex subunit ScpB yields the protein MSDLQLQGAIEALLFASGQPLPADKIGGILQLPVEQVHTLIADMLKVMTAAERGLVIVEVAGGYQLCTKPAFFDIINKLAAIQEARLSTAALETLAIVAFKQPVTKQEIESIRGVSSDRVITTLSDRMLIKEIGRKETIGRPILYGTTTEFLQCFGLKSLGDLPAIANLLPESHSAE
- a CDS encoding segregation and condensation protein A, producing the protein MADYTIKLETFEGPLALLMHLIEKHQLDIYNIPIAEVTGQYLAYLAAMEEFNIEIASEFLVMAATLLQIKSRLLLPRPVTGEAAADEADPRLELVERLVEYRKFKQLSAVLGQLGEERDKYFTRLPQEFTQQFSLPAGLSLHDLLKAFAALWESAVPDFAIIAPEEFSVQDKMYDIMALLRSNKGQLEFNKAIFRTGSRTEAIAAFLALLELIRLKQVSVCQEQPFAPIHLKLEE
- the trpS gene encoding tryptophan--tRNA ligase; the protein is MTKKRIFSGMQPSGKFHMGNFQVLNNWVKLQHEYDCIYSIVDWHALTSSYEDTRLLPERIECMALDWLSAGLDPEKNIIFVQSHVKEHAELHLLLSMMTPLSWLERVPTYKDKLQQLGDMGKEINTYGFLGYPELQTADIILYKANAVPVAEDQLPHLELAREIVRRFANLYKPVFPEPQPILSPLLPGIDGRKMSKSYGNEIPYAAEPDELQAKVRQMLTDPQRVKKTDPGNPEICTVYTFHKIFSPDYEEIAGQCRNAGIGCVECKKRLAAKMTTTLADVHGRRKELAGNPAKIKEILVYGAERARKLAAATMAEVRAVMNLD
- a CDS encoding site-2 protease family protein, which produces MFGFDADMIFRIPALLIALTVHEYAHARTAVALGDPTPRFMGRLTLNPIAHLDPIGLLMLWLFKFGWAKPVPINPSHFKDYRQGMVMVSLAGPVSNMILALITAFVIGILAKLQLLSGDWVKILWLTYTYNIILAVFNLLPIPPLDGSKVLSSLLPGRQGHIFDQLEQYGPFILMALVYIGVIGVIIDPLARGLSFIIDVVVMTIL